Sequence from the Colletotrichum higginsianum IMI 349063 chromosome 6, whole genome shotgun sequence genome:
CAGGGGCGAAACCTTGGACCAAAAGATTGTGGCTTATGTGTGGCTGCACCGCTGAACATGATGGGTTCCTGGAATCATACGAACGTGTTTCGACCGGTGGAGTTGGACAGCGAAGGTCACCAGCCTTAAATAGAGTCCTTGGCAAGTGTCATCCGAACTGACTCGAAGTAAAATACGAACTTAATTCACCCCAGTGCAATGTAACAGGATTTGAGTAAGCTAAAAAAGCGTTATGATTTCATCAAAGGCATCGAGAAAAACAAACCGAGCCATAGAAAGGTGCTATGATATAATATTAAGGTAGATACTATGATACAACAGGCTGGGTATTATTGGGTATCAAGCCTTCCCGTGAGACTTCAAGCCATCTTCTCATACTATCATGAACCTGCATAAGAAAACGTTACAAACACACAAGATCCATTAGTGAACTCCTCCATAGGCCGTTAAAAAGTCGATCGAACACCTTGGCATGGTGTATTACGAGAACACGATGATCCAAACAATGCCCCTGTGGTCCAGTTTGGCATCTTGAAACCATGGAGACCGATTCACCAAGTAGTGAGAGCGTGTTACCGCGAGGGGCAGCTGATGAACAACGAGCGCGCGTTGCTTAGACGCGGGAAGAACGGtaccagcggcggcggccgtgggtATGGCGggtgtcggcgacggcgttgcGACGGCGGACCCAGaagaggccgacgagggccgaCGCAAGCCAGACAATGGCGGACAGGAAGCAGAAGGCGATGTTGGCCTTGTTGCGACCGCATGCATCACCGCGAGGGCTGACGTTGCTCCAGTCAAAGACGGGACCGCAGCCATCACCGATGAGCTGGCAGAGTATGCATGTCAGTACGTTGATTGCACCTGCCTAGGGCAGTGATAAAGTCGAGGAGAAACTCACGTTGACAAGCAGGCCGAAGGCGATGAACCAAAGGATGCTGAGGAAGATGTCCATGGGCCAGTGGAtgaagctggccgagaaggggAGCAGCCATAGGAGGGCGAAGAGTAGCGACAAGCTGGCCACGACGATGGTGTAAATGAAGCGGCCATTGTCCCACGAGGATGCGTTGGAGCTGTGGAGGTAGGAGCCGGTGATaccggcgacgatggcggcgaacGCCAGCTGGGCGCCGCGGAGGATGAACTGCACAATACGGTCGAACGCCATTGTGGTtgtggtgttgttggtggtaTGTGTAGTATGTGTGTGGCTGAGAAGAAGGGTTATCTCTCTGAATGTCTGCTGGTCTGTTGCTGTCCTGATGGAATGGGATACTAAAAAGCGATGGGGAAGGTCTGAGGTTATCTCTATTTATCACCCTTTCGGGCATGCCGAGAAGTTTGGGCCAGTTGGGGGAGAGACACATCAGGATGACGATCGGGGAGAAAGCAGGTTTGAGGGTGGTGTGGTCTGCCATTGCAAACTTCGCCAATAAGGAGAGTCAGTCgcatcgtcaccgccgaGCACAGCAGACGCGCCTGGATCGCGGGTCTTAGTGTGCCGATAATCTGTGACTAAAGGGACCGGGCTAAAGATGTAGGTAAAGGTAGGTAGACACGCAGTGCAGAGAGGCCCAAGAAAGACCGACTCATGCCGGTGTACGATAAAGACACCCAACAGTCCCGATTTGTTTGCTGCGGGGCCGGTACATAACGCAGAGACCCTGCCAAGCATACTTCTTCGGCACCTATGCCGTgagaaaagggagggaggaaacTAGGGGGGGGTTGGCTCAACGTCACCAGGCTGGCTTCGTGGCACGCTATCGAGTCCGttcgttttcttcttctcgcccgcTTGTCCCAGCCCTGAAGCTGTCCCGGATGAGGTCATCCCCGATCAGGGTGAAGGGGAGCGATGGCCGTATGAGAAGACGATGGCAGGGCTGGTATGCCTCCCGGTAGGGCGGCGCTTACTATCCACCCCGGCCATAAGGTTTGAAACACGCTTATGAAGGGCCGCGATGCAATGTCCGGAGAGCCGTTTAGTCTTCCTTTCGGTGCATGATGGGGGAAATTTGCATGCTGTCAGCCAATGCGGGCCGGCTTGCTGGGCAGTGGAGAGTCCACCCCAGgctgacgaggccgagaccacTCAGCCAAGCGACCAGCGAGGCGGTTTGTCGTGCGACGGCGGCTTGGGAGGTGACTGCTCTTCGGAGTTGGGTTCCAAACGTGACCTCATCGGGAGAGATTGTCAACGGTGACACCGTTGCGTCGTAcatcctctccctcccccttcgaCCTGGCCGACTGTGTAATGTTTGCGTAAATGTCGGAATGGCGGCATCTCATTTGCGACTTACTCTACTAGCTACTTGCCAGGAGGCCACCGTCCAGTCCGGTCGCTTGCGACGTCTGTGGCGATCTGCTGTGGCTCAACAGGTTTCCAGGCTCTTGCGATCGGCATTCGGCAAGGAGAACAGGCTCGGGGCGCTTGCGATGGGCCGTCACGCGGACAGCGCCGTGCAATTTGTGTGGCTGACTCTGCTTCCTCCGTCCGGGCTGCCAGGCCTGCCAGGTAAGCAAAAGAATTTCGGAATGTCATCGCCATTTTCGTACCTGTACATagcgagaaagaaaaaaaaccaggCTCACCGAGAAAACGTAAGAGTGACGTCACAGCCATTTTCCTGCGGGAGGTGGCGCCACCTGCCGTTCCAGCCACACACTTACCGAATCGCTCCTCATGTCATGATGCTTCCCGAACCGTTGCAAACTTGCAGTCAGTTCAATAGGTTCAACCGGGTTTACTTTGATTACCTAGTCTCTGGTGTAGGTAACGGCTAGATTGCCGAGTCCAAAAACACCCCTGAAATGGCGTTAAATTCTGTGTCCTGCTCGTTTCTTTGTGTGTTActggcgtcctcgtcgcttGTCTAGGAAACGACACTTCATCTAACGGATAGATTGGGCAAA
This genomic interval carries:
- a CDS encoding Integral membrane protein → MAFDRIVQFILRGAQLAFAAIVAGITGSYLHSSNASSWDNGRFIYTIVVASLSLLFALLWLLPFSASFIHWPMDIFLSILWFIAFGLLVNLIGDGCGPVFDWSNVSPRGDACGRNKANIAFCFLSAIVWLASALVGLFWVRRRNAVADTRHTHGRRRWYRSSRV